The following are from one region of the Brienomyrus brachyistius isolate T26 chromosome 13, BBRACH_0.4, whole genome shotgun sequence genome:
- the LOC125706483 gene encoding kinesin-like protein KIFC3 isoform X3 has translation MSSSKDRPFQSSTFPSCHPVTSDLSSSSETGDQQLLIQALQDKVCRFQARLHSEDASRTLQLQHTCQSQEQHLTGIHHQQATAQEQENPCEAEPSDFRHPCLGSCSTQVPQSPERETAPLPVEGHSTPGRLRSQDKDQETLINSLCKQVEDLKVKLLDQSREVVRLRSELGATDLEKHLEILVSENERLKQELSTCGVSLPDALVHLPACINCPHSQDAESLRAEVARRDQEAQQRDGWLAELERRLQERETQVAEQQHQLEEALRARKEVEWTLGVQLKECQQALSKQAAQPPQIRYITKSVEVESAQAKAALSEAQGRNEALQEQLSAQRRLLYELQQQLQESQRTGSQLRVQILAYEGEMERAQSQLEAELQTLEEEKNRIIEEAFIRAENEMKAVHENLAGVRMKLLTLQPALRTLTCDYNSLKRQVLDFPLMLKKAIAEAKQEISQVIEEVNAANQELLRKYKREMNLRKKYHNELVRLKGNIRVFCRVRPVSQGELNEDKNVVTFDPNDDAVLQLSNKGKPLMFELDKVFPPEATQEEVFQEVQSLITSCIDGYNVCIFAYGQTGSGKTYTMEGVENNPGINQRALRLLFSEISEKAPDWRFNITVSMAEIYNEILRNLLGDNPSEKLDIRMCPDGSGQLYVPGLTEITVQSVEDINKIFELGHVNRATACTNLNEHSSRSHALLVVTVTGFNTTTGHRTAGKLNLVDLAGSERIAKSGAEGGRLREAQCINKSLSALGDVIHALRSKQPHIPFRNSRLTYLLQDSLSGDSKSLMMVQISPLDSNTCESVCSLKFAQRVRTVELGASAGRKHAENSSTSSSPTNDSLELDSPPMTPVSLPLSRASSVSSLISTTARKPGSTRRRSPSQQASGKTKLLQ, from the exons ATGAGCAGCAGTAAGGATAGACCCTTCCAGTCTTccaccttcccatcatgccatcctgtgacctctgacctctcaaGCTCTAGTGAGACAGGTGATCAGCAGCTGCTCATACAA GCCCTGCAAGATAAGGTGTGCCGGTTCCAGGCGCGCCTGCACAGTGAGGACGCCAGCAGGACGCTGCAGCTGCAGCACACGTGCCAGAGTCAAGAGCAGCATCTGACCGGCATCCACCACCAGCAGGCCACGGCACAAGAGCAGGAGAACCCGTGTGAGGCAGAGCCTTCTG ATTTCAGGCACCCCTGTTTGGGAAGCTGCTCAACCCAGGTACCCCAGAGCCCAGAGAGGGAGACAGCACCGCTGCCTGTGGAGGGGCACAGCACACCGGGCCGACTGCGCAGTCAAGATAAGGACCAGGAGACTCTTATAAACAGCCTCTGCAAACAG GTGGAGGACCTGAAGGTGAAGTTGCTGGATCAGTCCCGGGAAGTGGTCAGACTGCGCTCTGAGCTG GGAGCAACAGACCTGGAGAAACACCTTGAGATCTTGGTGTCTGAGAACGAGAGGCTCAAACAAGAGCTGAGCACCTGTGGGGTGTCACTGCCTGATGCTCTAGTGCATCTGCCTGCCTGCATCAACTGCCCGCACAGCCAG GATGCGGAGTCTCTGCGTGCTGAGGTGGCACGGAGAGACCAGGAGGCCCAGCAAAGGGACGGCTGGCTGGCAGAGCTGGAGAGGAGGCTGCAGGAGAGGGAGACCCAGGTGGCGGAGCAGCAGCACCAGCTAGAGGAGGCACTGAGGGCTCGCAAGGAGGTGGAGTGGACTCTGGGCGTCCAGCTGAAGGAATGCCAGCAAGCCCTGTCCAAACAGGCAGCTCAGCCCCCTCAGATAAGG TACATCACTAAGAGCGTAGAGGTAGAGTCAGCCCAGGCTAAGGCGGCGCTGTCGGAGGCACAGGGTCGGAACGAGGCTCTGCAGGAGCAGCTGTCGGCACAGAGGCGCCTCCTCTACGAGCtccagcagcagctgcaggaATCGCAGCGGACAGGCAGCCAGCTGCGCGTGCAG ATCCTGGCATATGAGGGCGAGATGGAGCGAGCCCAGAGCCAGCTGGAGGCGGAGTTGCAGACactggaggaggagaagaaCCGCATAATCGAGGAGGCCTTCATCAGAGCTGAAAATGAGATGAAGGCTGTGCACGAGAACCTGGCGG GTGTACGGATGAAGCTGCTAACCCTACAGCCTGCCCTTCGCACACTCACCTGTGACTACAACAGTCTCAAGAGGCAGGTGCTGGACTTCCCCTTAATGCTGAAGAAAGCCATCGCAGAAGCCAAACAGGAG ATCAGCCAGGTGATTGAGGAGGTCAACGCTGCGAACCAGGAGCTACTGCGAAAGTATAAGAGGGAAATGAACCTACGTAAGAAGTATCACAACGAGCTTGTCCGACTCAAAG GAAACATCCGTGTATTCTGCCGAGTTCGGCCGGTCAGCCAAGGGGAGCTAAATGAAGACAAGAACGTAGTAACCTTTGACCCCAATGATGATGCTGTCCTGCAGTTGTCCAATAAGGGAAAACCACTAATGTTTGAGCTAGACAAAGTGTTCCCGCCTGAAGCCACTCAGGAGGAG GTTTTCCAGGAAGTTCAGTCTCTGATAACCTCCTGTATCGATGGCTACAACGTGTGCATTTTTGCCTATGGACAGACAGGCTCAGGGAAGACATACACCATGGAG GGAGTGGAGAACAACCCAGGCATTAACCAACGCGCGCTACGGTTGCTCTTCTCGGAAATATCAGAGAAGGCTCCAGATTGGCGCTTTAACATCACTGTCAGCATGGCAGAGATCTACAACGAGATACTTCG GAACCTACTGGGAGACAATCCCAGTGAAAAGCTGGACATTAGGATGTgcccagatggcagtggtcagCTATATGTGCCTGGACTGACGGAAATTACCGTGCAGAGTGTAGAGGATATTAACAAG ATTTTTGAACTGGGCCATGTGAACCGGGCGACAGCCTGCACCAACCTGAATGAACACAGCTCCCGTTCTCACGCTCTGCTCGTCGTCACCGTCACCGGCTTCAATACCACCACTGGTCATCGCACAGCAG GAAAACTGAACCTTGTGGATCTCGCCGGGTCGGAGCGCATCGCCAAGTCGGGCGCTGAGGGCGGCCGTTTGCGGGAGGCGCAGTGCATCAACAAATCCCTGTCTGCCCTGGGAGACGTCATCCACGCCCTGCGCTCCAAACAGCCACACATCCCCTTCCGCAACTCCCGCCTCACCTACCTGCTGCAGGACTCGCTGAGCGGGGACAGCAAGAGCCTCATGATGGTGCAG ATATCCCCATTGGACAGCAACACGTGTGAGTCCGTTTGCTCCCTGAAGTTTGCCCAGCGAGTGCGGACTGTGGAGCTGGGTGCCTCGGCTGGCCGAAAGCACGCCGAGAACTCCTCCACATCTTCCTCTCCCACCAATGACAGCCTGGAG CTGGACTCCCCACCCATGACCCCCGTGTCCCTGCCCCTGTCCCGTGCCAGCAGCGTCAGCTCCCTAATCAGCACGACGGCCAGGAAACCGGGCAGCACGCGCAGGAGGTCACCATCTCAGCAGGCCTCAG GAAAAACAAAACTCTTGCAATGA
- the LOC125706483 gene encoding kinesin-like protein KIFC3 isoform X1 — protein sequence MFTTRRSWNPGQSPCLPELWKKEISLDASSVNLLMSSSKDRPFQSSTFPSCHPVTSDLSSSSETGDQQLLIQALQDKVCRFQARLHSEDASRTLQLQHTCQSQEQHLTGIHHQQATAQEQENPCEAEPSDFRHPCLGSCSTQVPQSPERETAPLPVEGHSTPGRLRSQDKDQETLINSLCKQVEDLKVKLLDQSREVVRLRSELGATDLEKHLEILVSENERLKQELSTCGVSLPDALVHLPACINCPHSQDAESLRAEVARRDQEAQQRDGWLAELERRLQERETQVAEQQHQLEEALRARKEVEWTLGVQLKECQQALSKQAAQPPQIRYITKSVEVESAQAKAALSEAQGRNEALQEQLSAQRRLLYELQQQLQESQRTGSQLRVQILAYEGEMERAQSQLEAELQTLEEEKNRIIEEAFIRAENEMKAVHENLAGVRMKLLTLQPALRTLTCDYNSLKRQVLDFPLMLKKAIAEAKQEISQVIEEVNAANQELLRKYKREMNLRKKYHNELVRLKGNIRVFCRVRPVSQGELNEDKNVVTFDPNDDAVLQLSNKGKPLMFELDKVFPPEATQEEVFQEVQSLITSCIDGYNVCIFAYGQTGSGKTYTMEGVENNPGINQRALRLLFSEISEKAPDWRFNITVSMAEIYNEILRNLLGDNPSEKLDIRMCPDGSGQLYVPGLTEITVQSVEDINKIFELGHVNRATACTNLNEHSSRSHALLVVTVTGFNTTTGHRTAGKLNLVDLAGSERIAKSGAEGGRLREAQCINKSLSALGDVIHALRSKQPHIPFRNSRLTYLLQDSLSGDSKSLMMVQISPLDSNTCESVCSLKFAQRVRTVELGASAGRKHAENSSTSSSPTNDSLELDSPPMTPVSLPLSRASSVSSLISTTARKPGSTRRRSPSQQASGKTKLLQ from the exons ATGTTTACCACACGAAGAAGCTGGAACCCTGGTCAGTCTCCTTGCTTGCCAGAGCTGTGGAAGAAAGAAATCTCATTGGATG CAAGCTCAGTAAATTTACTGATGAGCAGCAGTAAGGATAGACCCTTCCAGTCTTccaccttcccatcatgccatcctgtgacctctgacctctcaaGCTCTAGTGAGACAGGTGATCAGCAGCTGCTCATACAA GCCCTGCAAGATAAGGTGTGCCGGTTCCAGGCGCGCCTGCACAGTGAGGACGCCAGCAGGACGCTGCAGCTGCAGCACACGTGCCAGAGTCAAGAGCAGCATCTGACCGGCATCCACCACCAGCAGGCCACGGCACAAGAGCAGGAGAACCCGTGTGAGGCAGAGCCTTCTG ATTTCAGGCACCCCTGTTTGGGAAGCTGCTCAACCCAGGTACCCCAGAGCCCAGAGAGGGAGACAGCACCGCTGCCTGTGGAGGGGCACAGCACACCGGGCCGACTGCGCAGTCAAGATAAGGACCAGGAGACTCTTATAAACAGCCTCTGCAAACAG GTGGAGGACCTGAAGGTGAAGTTGCTGGATCAGTCCCGGGAAGTGGTCAGACTGCGCTCTGAGCTG GGAGCAACAGACCTGGAGAAACACCTTGAGATCTTGGTGTCTGAGAACGAGAGGCTCAAACAAGAGCTGAGCACCTGTGGGGTGTCACTGCCTGATGCTCTAGTGCATCTGCCTGCCTGCATCAACTGCCCGCACAGCCAG GATGCGGAGTCTCTGCGTGCTGAGGTGGCACGGAGAGACCAGGAGGCCCAGCAAAGGGACGGCTGGCTGGCAGAGCTGGAGAGGAGGCTGCAGGAGAGGGAGACCCAGGTGGCGGAGCAGCAGCACCAGCTAGAGGAGGCACTGAGGGCTCGCAAGGAGGTGGAGTGGACTCTGGGCGTCCAGCTGAAGGAATGCCAGCAAGCCCTGTCCAAACAGGCAGCTCAGCCCCCTCAGATAAGG TACATCACTAAGAGCGTAGAGGTAGAGTCAGCCCAGGCTAAGGCGGCGCTGTCGGAGGCACAGGGTCGGAACGAGGCTCTGCAGGAGCAGCTGTCGGCACAGAGGCGCCTCCTCTACGAGCtccagcagcagctgcaggaATCGCAGCGGACAGGCAGCCAGCTGCGCGTGCAG ATCCTGGCATATGAGGGCGAGATGGAGCGAGCCCAGAGCCAGCTGGAGGCGGAGTTGCAGACactggaggaggagaagaaCCGCATAATCGAGGAGGCCTTCATCAGAGCTGAAAATGAGATGAAGGCTGTGCACGAGAACCTGGCGG GTGTACGGATGAAGCTGCTAACCCTACAGCCTGCCCTTCGCACACTCACCTGTGACTACAACAGTCTCAAGAGGCAGGTGCTGGACTTCCCCTTAATGCTGAAGAAAGCCATCGCAGAAGCCAAACAGGAG ATCAGCCAGGTGATTGAGGAGGTCAACGCTGCGAACCAGGAGCTACTGCGAAAGTATAAGAGGGAAATGAACCTACGTAAGAAGTATCACAACGAGCTTGTCCGACTCAAAG GAAACATCCGTGTATTCTGCCGAGTTCGGCCGGTCAGCCAAGGGGAGCTAAATGAAGACAAGAACGTAGTAACCTTTGACCCCAATGATGATGCTGTCCTGCAGTTGTCCAATAAGGGAAAACCACTAATGTTTGAGCTAGACAAAGTGTTCCCGCCTGAAGCCACTCAGGAGGAG GTTTTCCAGGAAGTTCAGTCTCTGATAACCTCCTGTATCGATGGCTACAACGTGTGCATTTTTGCCTATGGACAGACAGGCTCAGGGAAGACATACACCATGGAG GGAGTGGAGAACAACCCAGGCATTAACCAACGCGCGCTACGGTTGCTCTTCTCGGAAATATCAGAGAAGGCTCCAGATTGGCGCTTTAACATCACTGTCAGCATGGCAGAGATCTACAACGAGATACTTCG GAACCTACTGGGAGACAATCCCAGTGAAAAGCTGGACATTAGGATGTgcccagatggcagtggtcagCTATATGTGCCTGGACTGACGGAAATTACCGTGCAGAGTGTAGAGGATATTAACAAG ATTTTTGAACTGGGCCATGTGAACCGGGCGACAGCCTGCACCAACCTGAATGAACACAGCTCCCGTTCTCACGCTCTGCTCGTCGTCACCGTCACCGGCTTCAATACCACCACTGGTCATCGCACAGCAG GAAAACTGAACCTTGTGGATCTCGCCGGGTCGGAGCGCATCGCCAAGTCGGGCGCTGAGGGCGGCCGTTTGCGGGAGGCGCAGTGCATCAACAAATCCCTGTCTGCCCTGGGAGACGTCATCCACGCCCTGCGCTCCAAACAGCCACACATCCCCTTCCGCAACTCCCGCCTCACCTACCTGCTGCAGGACTCGCTGAGCGGGGACAGCAAGAGCCTCATGATGGTGCAG ATATCCCCATTGGACAGCAACACGTGTGAGTCCGTTTGCTCCCTGAAGTTTGCCCAGCGAGTGCGGACTGTGGAGCTGGGTGCCTCGGCTGGCCGAAAGCACGCCGAGAACTCCTCCACATCTTCCTCTCCCACCAATGACAGCCTGGAG CTGGACTCCCCACCCATGACCCCCGTGTCCCTGCCCCTGTCCCGTGCCAGCAGCGTCAGCTCCCTAATCAGCACGACGGCCAGGAAACCGGGCAGCACGCGCAGGAGGTCACCATCTCAGCAGGCCTCAG GAAAAACAAAACTCTTGCAATGA
- the LOC125706483 gene encoding kinesin-like protein KIFC3 isoform X2, protein MTAWPGKPRCRQGASSVNLLMSSSKDRPFQSSTFPSCHPVTSDLSSSSETGDQQLLIQALQDKVCRFQARLHSEDASRTLQLQHTCQSQEQHLTGIHHQQATAQEQENPCEAEPSDFRHPCLGSCSTQVPQSPERETAPLPVEGHSTPGRLRSQDKDQETLINSLCKQVEDLKVKLLDQSREVVRLRSELGATDLEKHLEILVSENERLKQELSTCGVSLPDALVHLPACINCPHSQDAESLRAEVARRDQEAQQRDGWLAELERRLQERETQVAEQQHQLEEALRARKEVEWTLGVQLKECQQALSKQAAQPPQIRYITKSVEVESAQAKAALSEAQGRNEALQEQLSAQRRLLYELQQQLQESQRTGSQLRVQILAYEGEMERAQSQLEAELQTLEEEKNRIIEEAFIRAENEMKAVHENLAGVRMKLLTLQPALRTLTCDYNSLKRQVLDFPLMLKKAIAEAKQEISQVIEEVNAANQELLRKYKREMNLRKKYHNELVRLKGNIRVFCRVRPVSQGELNEDKNVVTFDPNDDAVLQLSNKGKPLMFELDKVFPPEATQEEVFQEVQSLITSCIDGYNVCIFAYGQTGSGKTYTMEGVENNPGINQRALRLLFSEISEKAPDWRFNITVSMAEIYNEILRNLLGDNPSEKLDIRMCPDGSGQLYVPGLTEITVQSVEDINKIFELGHVNRATACTNLNEHSSRSHALLVVTVTGFNTTTGHRTAGKLNLVDLAGSERIAKSGAEGGRLREAQCINKSLSALGDVIHALRSKQPHIPFRNSRLTYLLQDSLSGDSKSLMMVQISPLDSNTCESVCSLKFAQRVRTVELGASAGRKHAENSSTSSSPTNDSLELDSPPMTPVSLPLSRASSVSSLISTTARKPGSTRRRSPSQQASGKTKLLQ, encoded by the exons ATGACCGCATGGCCAGGCAAGCCACGCTGCAGGCAGGGAG CAAGCTCAGTAAATTTACTGATGAGCAGCAGTAAGGATAGACCCTTCCAGTCTTccaccttcccatcatgccatcctgtgacctctgacctctcaaGCTCTAGTGAGACAGGTGATCAGCAGCTGCTCATACAA GCCCTGCAAGATAAGGTGTGCCGGTTCCAGGCGCGCCTGCACAGTGAGGACGCCAGCAGGACGCTGCAGCTGCAGCACACGTGCCAGAGTCAAGAGCAGCATCTGACCGGCATCCACCACCAGCAGGCCACGGCACAAGAGCAGGAGAACCCGTGTGAGGCAGAGCCTTCTG ATTTCAGGCACCCCTGTTTGGGAAGCTGCTCAACCCAGGTACCCCAGAGCCCAGAGAGGGAGACAGCACCGCTGCCTGTGGAGGGGCACAGCACACCGGGCCGACTGCGCAGTCAAGATAAGGACCAGGAGACTCTTATAAACAGCCTCTGCAAACAG GTGGAGGACCTGAAGGTGAAGTTGCTGGATCAGTCCCGGGAAGTGGTCAGACTGCGCTCTGAGCTG GGAGCAACAGACCTGGAGAAACACCTTGAGATCTTGGTGTCTGAGAACGAGAGGCTCAAACAAGAGCTGAGCACCTGTGGGGTGTCACTGCCTGATGCTCTAGTGCATCTGCCTGCCTGCATCAACTGCCCGCACAGCCAG GATGCGGAGTCTCTGCGTGCTGAGGTGGCACGGAGAGACCAGGAGGCCCAGCAAAGGGACGGCTGGCTGGCAGAGCTGGAGAGGAGGCTGCAGGAGAGGGAGACCCAGGTGGCGGAGCAGCAGCACCAGCTAGAGGAGGCACTGAGGGCTCGCAAGGAGGTGGAGTGGACTCTGGGCGTCCAGCTGAAGGAATGCCAGCAAGCCCTGTCCAAACAGGCAGCTCAGCCCCCTCAGATAAGG TACATCACTAAGAGCGTAGAGGTAGAGTCAGCCCAGGCTAAGGCGGCGCTGTCGGAGGCACAGGGTCGGAACGAGGCTCTGCAGGAGCAGCTGTCGGCACAGAGGCGCCTCCTCTACGAGCtccagcagcagctgcaggaATCGCAGCGGACAGGCAGCCAGCTGCGCGTGCAG ATCCTGGCATATGAGGGCGAGATGGAGCGAGCCCAGAGCCAGCTGGAGGCGGAGTTGCAGACactggaggaggagaagaaCCGCATAATCGAGGAGGCCTTCATCAGAGCTGAAAATGAGATGAAGGCTGTGCACGAGAACCTGGCGG GTGTACGGATGAAGCTGCTAACCCTACAGCCTGCCCTTCGCACACTCACCTGTGACTACAACAGTCTCAAGAGGCAGGTGCTGGACTTCCCCTTAATGCTGAAGAAAGCCATCGCAGAAGCCAAACAGGAG ATCAGCCAGGTGATTGAGGAGGTCAACGCTGCGAACCAGGAGCTACTGCGAAAGTATAAGAGGGAAATGAACCTACGTAAGAAGTATCACAACGAGCTTGTCCGACTCAAAG GAAACATCCGTGTATTCTGCCGAGTTCGGCCGGTCAGCCAAGGGGAGCTAAATGAAGACAAGAACGTAGTAACCTTTGACCCCAATGATGATGCTGTCCTGCAGTTGTCCAATAAGGGAAAACCACTAATGTTTGAGCTAGACAAAGTGTTCCCGCCTGAAGCCACTCAGGAGGAG GTTTTCCAGGAAGTTCAGTCTCTGATAACCTCCTGTATCGATGGCTACAACGTGTGCATTTTTGCCTATGGACAGACAGGCTCAGGGAAGACATACACCATGGAG GGAGTGGAGAACAACCCAGGCATTAACCAACGCGCGCTACGGTTGCTCTTCTCGGAAATATCAGAGAAGGCTCCAGATTGGCGCTTTAACATCACTGTCAGCATGGCAGAGATCTACAACGAGATACTTCG GAACCTACTGGGAGACAATCCCAGTGAAAAGCTGGACATTAGGATGTgcccagatggcagtggtcagCTATATGTGCCTGGACTGACGGAAATTACCGTGCAGAGTGTAGAGGATATTAACAAG ATTTTTGAACTGGGCCATGTGAACCGGGCGACAGCCTGCACCAACCTGAATGAACACAGCTCCCGTTCTCACGCTCTGCTCGTCGTCACCGTCACCGGCTTCAATACCACCACTGGTCATCGCACAGCAG GAAAACTGAACCTTGTGGATCTCGCCGGGTCGGAGCGCATCGCCAAGTCGGGCGCTGAGGGCGGCCGTTTGCGGGAGGCGCAGTGCATCAACAAATCCCTGTCTGCCCTGGGAGACGTCATCCACGCCCTGCGCTCCAAACAGCCACACATCCCCTTCCGCAACTCCCGCCTCACCTACCTGCTGCAGGACTCGCTGAGCGGGGACAGCAAGAGCCTCATGATGGTGCAG ATATCCCCATTGGACAGCAACACGTGTGAGTCCGTTTGCTCCCTGAAGTTTGCCCAGCGAGTGCGGACTGTGGAGCTGGGTGCCTCGGCTGGCCGAAAGCACGCCGAGAACTCCTCCACATCTTCCTCTCCCACCAATGACAGCCTGGAG CTGGACTCCCCACCCATGACCCCCGTGTCCCTGCCCCTGTCCCGTGCCAGCAGCGTCAGCTCCCTAATCAGCACGACGGCCAGGAAACCGGGCAGCACGCGCAGGAGGTCACCATCTCAGCAGGCCTCAG GAAAAACAAAACTCTTGCAATGA